The following coding sequences are from one Peromyscus eremicus chromosome X, PerEre_H2_v1, whole genome shotgun sequence window:
- the LOC131900235 gene encoding olfactory receptor 13H1-like translates to MELWIKEMNYQEIGNHTKVTEFILVGLSRHPTSQSVVFWTLMFLYIATLAGNSLIIFLVGGNSQLHTPMYFFLGNLSLLDLLFSTSAVPLIMVNSLYNFSTISYSSCFTQLAIRAFLALTECFLLAIMAYDRLVAISNPLRYNLVMSSRVCIFMALVAWMAALLLTVLPILLFPISFCGHNAVNHFSCEVQAIFKLLCSNTISLEIMMMACAVISMPVPLIFILISYFCILKAVLRIHPTEARLKAFSTCGSHLIVVTIYFGTLICIYVRPQSKTSHNGDKIVSIFYAAVTPMLNPLIYTLRNKDVKAALRRVTCRVKS, encoded by the exons atggag CTGTGGATAAAGGAAATGAATTACCAGGAAATCGGAAACCATACCAAAGTGACTGAATTCATTCTTGTGGGACTGTCTAGGCATCCCACATCTcagagtgttgttttctggacatTGATGTTTCTTTACATAGCCACTTTGGCAGGAAACAGTTTGATTATTTTCCTAGTAGGAGGCAACTCTCAACTGCACACTCCAATGTATTTCTTTCTTGGTAACTTGTCTTTACTGGATCTTCTGTTTTCCACCAGTGCTGTACCCTTGATCATGGTGAATTCACTGTACAACTTTTCCACTATCTCCTACAGCTCCTGTTTCACCCAGCTAGCTATCAGGGCCTTCTTGGCACTAACTGAATGTTTTCTGCTTGCCATTATGGCTTATGACAGACTTGTGGCTATTTCAAATCCACTCAGGTATAACTTAGTCATGTCTTCTCGAGTATGCATTTTCATGGCTTTGGTTGCCTGGATGGCAGCCCTCCTtctcactgttctgcccattCTACTCTTTCCAATCAGTTTCTGTGGGCATAATGCAGTCAATCATTTCTCTTGTGAGGTTCAAGCCATCTTCAAATTGCTCTGTTCTAATACCATTTCTTTAGAAATTATGATGATGGCATGTGCTGTCATTTCAATGCCAGtacctttaatttttattcttatctCTTATTTTTGTATCCTCAAGGCTGTTTTAAGAATTCACCCAACTGAGGCCAGGCTTAAAGCCTTTTCTACATGTGGCTCTCACTTGATTGTGGTTACTATATACTTTGGGACacttatatgtatttatgtgagaCCACAGAGCAAAACATCCCACAATGGGGACAAAATTGTCTCAATATTTTATGCAGCAGTGACCCCGATGCTAAATCCACTCATCTATACCCTAAGAAATAAGGATGTGAaagctgctctcaggagggtaaCTTGTAGAGTCAAGTCCTAA
- the LOC131900234 gene encoding olfactory receptor 10V1-like, which yields MEPLKKNHTLSSEFILLGFGDLAELQILFFGLFLIMHLITLAGHTTIVLITLIDTCLQTPMYFFLRNLSAIEICYILVIVPNMLANFMSKNQRMPVLGCALQMHLFIALGGAECFLLAAMAYDRFVAICNPLRYTLIITRALCLQMLALACISGFTLSLTLTTLIFLLPFCQSHVINHFFCDIPAVLFLACSDTRANEIAVFLVCMLILLIPFLLILFSYGFIIAAILRIHSAEGRSKAFSTCAGHLLVSIMHYGCAIFIYIRPKSCYTPEQDKIVSLIYTNITPMLYPMIYSLRNKEVKGALRRLLVSHN from the coding sequence ATGGAACCATTGAAGAAAAACCACACCTTAAGCTCTGAATTTATTCTCTTAGGCTTTGGGGACCTGGCTGAACTACAGATTCTCTTTTTTGGACTCTTTCTAATTATGCATCTCATCACCCTAGCAGGCCATACAACTATTGTGCTCATCACCCTCATTGATACCTGCCTTCAGACACCCATGTATTTCTTCCTTAGGAACCTATCTGCTATTGAAATTTGCTACATATTAGTTATTGTCCCTAATATGCTGGCCAATTTCATGTCCAAAAACCAGCGAATGCCAGTCCTTGGATGTGCTCTACAAATGCACCTCTTCATTGCCCTGGGTGGAGCAGAGTGTTTCCTCCTTGCTGCAATGGCCTATGACCGTTTTGTGGCCATCTGCAACCCCCTGCGTTACACACTCATTATCACCAGGGCACTCTGTCTACAGATGTTGGCTCTGGCATGCATCAGCGGTTTTACACTTTCACTTACCCTTACCACGCTGATATTCCTCCTGCCCTTCTGTCAGTCCCATGTCATCAACCATTTCTTCTGTGACATTCCTGCTGTTCTATTCTTAGCCTGCTCTGACACACGGGCCAATGAGATTGCAGTGTTCCTTGTCTGCATGCTGATTCTGTTGATACCCTTCTTGTTGATCCTGTTTTCCTATGGATTCATTATTGCTGCCATTCTCAGAATTCATTCAGCAGAAGGTAGGAGCAAAGCTTTCTCCACCTGTGCTGGCCACCTGTTGGTCTCTATTATGCACTATGGCTGTGCAATATTCATCTACATTCGTCCCAAGTCCTGTTACACCCCGGAACAGGACAAAATTGTATCCTTAATCTATACCAATATAACCCCAATGCTCTACCCTATGATCTATAGCTTGAGGAACAAGGAAGTCAAAGGTGCCCTCAGGAGACTCCTGGTGAGCCACAACTGA